One window of the Oncorhynchus mykiss isolate Arlee chromosome 5, USDA_OmykA_1.1, whole genome shotgun sequence genome contains the following:
- the pdcb gene encoding phosducin b, whose translation MSGNVDEEEANVTHTGPKGVINDWRRFKLESMDQESLPPQKRELLRQMSSPHRPKDDGRGGLNRKMSVQEYELIKEDDEKCMKKYRKQCMQEMHERLSFGPKFEGVYELDSGEAFLEVIEKEHRLTVVVVHIYKEGIKGCDALNSCLDCLATEYTSVKFCRIDAGVTGAGERFTDDVLPTMLVYKAGELLGNFLATNQHFNEEFFATDVEAFLNGYGLLPEKDLVVGGEEEEAAVDVEAVE comes from the exons ATGTCTGGAAACGTCGATGAAGAGGAGGCCAACGTCACCCACACAG GCCCAAAGGGAGTGATCAATGACTGGAGGAGGTTTAAGCTTGAGAGCATGGACCAGGAGTCCCTGCCCCCCCAGAAGAGAGAGCTGCTCAGGCAGATGTCCTCCCCACACAGGCCCAAAGACGACGGCAGGGGAGGCCTCAACCGCAAG ATGAGTGTTCAGGAGTATGAGCTGATTAAGGAGGATGACGAGAAGTGCATGAAGAAGTACCGCAAGCAGTGCATGCAGGAGATGCACGAGCGCCTCAGCTTCGGTCCCAAGTTCGAGGGCGTGTACGAGCTGGACAGCGGCGAGGCATTTCTGGAGGTCATTGAGAAGGAGCACCGGCTCACCGTGGTGGTAGTGCACATCTACAAGGAGGGGATCAAAGGTTGCGATGCGCTCAACTCCTGCCTGGACTGCCTGGCCACTGAGTACACTAGCGTCAAGTTTTGCAGGATCGACGCCGGGGTGACTGGTGCGGGGGAGCGCTTCACTGATGACGTCCTGCCCACCATGCTGGTGTATAAGGCTGGCGAGCTGCTGGGGAACTTCCTGGCCACCAACCAGCACTTCAACGAGGAGTTCTTCGCCACCGACGTGGAGGCTTTCCTCAACGGCTACGGCCTGCTGCCGGAGAAAGATTTAGTCgttgggggagaggaggaggaggcagccgTGGATGTGGAGGCAGTGGAGTGA
- the LOC118936343 gene encoding protein odr-4 homolog: MGKGMGKGITADAAVEKYFANLKASTSYILGLLVGQGEFVVHAAMTPLKEDNPDGLMNEDDKDYILDHAEHLNRMVPGGLSVMGMFVVSPSHQTKESHMKMRRTMAAVENRVSEDRLWGFSEEDTNDRVMLHICSNTNKVTCWIMNIKEPSKSSKSATWSYLQWMTAFWPVAVCPMDIDLMFPIKDKTRHGLMQAMKDGMMRWAKKTEASVCLLNNKNLPAKTNLNPPTKRNNSQRIKIQGQIFIPARFR, encoded by the exons ATGGGGAAAGGAATGGGAAAAGGCATCACTGCTGATGCTGCAGTGGAGAAATACTTTGCTAACCTGAAAGCAAGCACATCTTACATCCTTGGACTTTTAGTTGGACAG GGGGAGTTTGTGGTGCATGCAGCGATGACCCCACTAAAGGAGGACAATCCTGATGGCCTGATGAATGAGGATGACAAAGACTACATCCTAGATCACGCAGAACAT CTGAACCGCATGGTTCCCGGAGGACTGTCTGTGATGGGCATGTTTGTGGTCTCCCCGTCCCATCAGACCAAAGAGAGCCATATGAAAATGAGGCGG ACTATGGCTGCTGTGGAGAATCGTGTATCCGAGGACAGGCTTTGGGGTTTCTCAGAGGAGGACACCAATGACAGAGTGATGCTTCATATCTGCTCCAACACCAACAA AGTGACTTGCTGGATTATGAACATTAAAGAACCTAGT AAATCTTCTAAATCTGCGACATGGAGTTACCTGCAGTGGATGACAGCGTTCTGGCCTGTTGCAGTCTGCCCCATGGACATCGACCTGATGTTCCCTATCAAGGACAAGACCCGCCACGGTCTGATGCAGGCCATGAAG GATGGGATGATGAGGTGGGCAAAGAAGACTGAGGCCAGTGTTTGTCTCCTCAACAACAAAAATCTACCAGCTAAGACAAATTTGAACCCCCCAACTAAG AGGAACAATTCACAAAGGATAAAGATTCAAGGTCAGATCTTCATCCCAGCG AGGTTCAGGTGA
- the LOC110524783 gene encoding uncharacterized protein LOC110524783: MNPARTTAKTTTMYIKRDIIRSVYSSAKNFFEHLINDENSAKAFMGSQPLAKRVFFLVPDTGISLCDYILSSETEAAVQERVREWAGFTIPDGQLHITQQLVQGRLEWHQDSEEGMDSTWVPVYKIQQRRKITMGVAVASGVSLVACLIYSLFLEE; the protein is encoded by the exons ATGAACCCTGCAAGGACCACTGCCAAGACCACCACCATG TACATCAAGAGGGACATCATCAGGAGTGTCTACAGCAGTGCCAAAAACTTCTTTGAACATCTGATAAATGATGAAAACTCAG cGAAGGCATTCATGGGCTCCCAGCCCTTGGCTAAGCGGGTGTTCTTCCTGGTTCCCGACACTGGCATCTCTCTGTGTGACTACatactctcctctgagacagaGGCAGCTGTCCAGGAGAGGGTAAGGGAGTGGGCAGGCTTCACCATCCCTGATGGGCAGCTCCATATCACCCAGCAGCTGGTACAGGGCAGGTTGGAGTGGCACCAAG ATTCAGAGGAAGGCATGGACAGCACCTGGGTCCCGGTGTACAAGATCCAGCAGAGGCGCAAAATCACCATGG GTGTGGCAGTGGCTTCAGGAGTCTCCCTGGTGGCCTGtctcatctatagtctcttcctAGAAGAGTGA